In one Dreissena polymorpha isolate Duluth1 chromosome 7, UMN_Dpol_1.0, whole genome shotgun sequence genomic region, the following are encoded:
- the LOC127839942 gene encoding uncharacterized protein LOC127839942: MATSRKSLSEVGGDTMRTERTISKELESGSTSVDDEEEHVLNNMKEIFITDNEAKESLLKIYGQVIQMVNELPKELSSLLSRLYGDVSSKLKMNATLVSEKCKLVVAGESNSGMNSVINTVLGSETLPNPHVLSPGTICCVHTVPSDAEGYFVIQMTNGSSERYSYPKVPGAFQGLLSDKMKGNISQRIETYCHLPV, translated from the exons ATGGCAACTTCCAGGAAATCGTTGAGTGAAGTAGGTGGGGATACAATGCGAACGGAACGCACAATCAGCAAAGAATTAGAATCGGGGAGTACGTCTGTAGATGACGAAGAAGAACAC GTTCTAAACAACATGAAAGAAATCTTCATTACCGACAACGAGGCAAAAGAAAgcttattgaaaatatatggACAAGTTATACAGATGGTTAATGAACTTCCCAAAGAATTGTCAAGTTTGTTGTCAAGGCTATACGGAGATGTTTCATCAAAGCTGAAAATGAATGCCACATTAGTTTCAGAGAAATGCAAACTTGTTGTTGCAG GCGAGTCAAACTCTGGAATGAACAGTGTTATAAACACAGTTCTGGGATCCGAGACACTTCCTAATCCACATGTACTTTCGCCAGGAACTATATGTTGTGTGCATACAGTGCCCTCTGACGCTGAGGGATATTTTGTTATTCAAATGACCAATGGATCGAGCGAGAGATATTCTTATCCTAAAGTGCCGGGCGCGTTTCAAGGTCTATTGTCTGACAAAATGAAAGGGAACATATCCCAGCGCATAGAAACGTATTGCCACCTGCCAGT TTGA
- the LOC127839941 gene encoding uncharacterized protein LOC127839941, translating to MNVDLKTVAGKRCTQMVLLLETHLKQPSVQSDIKSRFYANKDMPLSYDNIDKIRAEVKRYIQGLILEEIQKWEQDSKHYQRTVTMINEEFEKKFQSLREEFEDVERLVHIENEPDNDFTGTDETFDTSFFTTGEKAIMAVTAPIWIPLGIVAALIAIPVAIGAFVNDERKLKEFRKDRSPFMDKWLKESLKEFLRWKSIDKTVLANYVFILTKRIDQMSARIVSESVQADRVHLESILKDTRESSEIVEVFTDIKTIVQDHIASLRLFELQCLASDKVNCVDITRVKEIGTGHFSEVYAAKYLQEDVALKVIKTSFTTMFTHLVELEIFRRLNHEHIVRFKGVCYTDMLPAVVGGGKREKLSNFRLMFLFEQCDTNLEDYVFNNPKLQCGNIPPKSRGQASEFFGRTGQAVCSAMLFIHGKGYAHRKMQMKGVLLQNGTVKLCAPTCKPDTNINDGSRILAPEVVVQGNIGKHTDIFDLGILLWELWYGRRAAIDLKKIRSITCRQHPDCDAKHAMPDGLARVVESCWALNPEERPGAGLLLQEMYSNT from the exons ATGAATGTGGACCTTAAGACGGTGGCAGGAAAACGTTGTACGCAGATGGTGTTGCTTCTAGAAACACACTTGAAGCAACCAAGTGTTCAAAGTGATATCAAGAGTCGATTTTATGCCAATAAGGACATGCCCCTTTCATATGATAACATCGACAAAATCAGAGCCGAGGTGAAGAGGTATATCCAGGGTCTGATATTAGAAGAAATACAGAAATGGGAACAAGACTCTAAACACTACCAACGCACTGTAACAATGATAAACGAGGAATTTGAAAAGAAATTTCAGTCTCTGCGAGAAGAGTTTGAAGACGTTGAACGACTTGTGCATATTGAGAACGAACCCGACAATGATTTCACAG GGACTGATGAAACCTTCGATACCTCTTTTTTTACAACTGGTGAAAAGGCAATAATGGCGGTTACAGCACCTATATGGATACCACTTGGCATAGTTGCCGCCTTGATTGCCATCCCGGTTGCTATCGGagcatttgtaaatgatgaaaggAAATTGAAAGAATTTCGGAAAGACAGATCACCGTTTATGGACAAGTGGTTGAAGGAATCTTTGAAAGAATTCTTGAGATGGAAATCAATTGACAAAACTGTGCTTGCAAATTACGTTTTCATCTTAACGAAACGGATAGATCAAATGAGTGCCCGTATTGTTTCAGAATCAGTGCAAGCAGACAGGGTGCATTTGGAATCCATTTTGAAGGACACGCGTGAATCAAGCGAGATTGTTGAGGTTTTTACGGATATAAAGACCATCGTTCAAGACCATATTGCGTCATTGAGATTGTTTGAGCTACAATGTCTTGCCAGTGATAAAGTTAACTGTGTTGACATAACTCGTGTTAAAGAAATCGGTACCGGACATTTCTCAGAAGTTTATGCAGCTAAATATTTGCAGGAGGACGTAGCactaaaagttattaaaacaTCATTCACTACGATGTTTACCCATTTGGTCGAGTTAGAAATATTCAG GAGGCTAAATCACGAGCACATTGTGAGATTCAAGGGAGTATGTTACACTGACATGTTGCCAGCTGTGGTTGGAGGTGGAAAGCGGGAGAAGCTGAGCAACTTTCGGTTGATGTTCCTGTTCGAACAATGTGACACCAACTTGGAagattatgtatttaataatccCAAACTCCAGTGTGG AAATATACCACCAAAATCCAGAGGTCAAGCATCCGAGTTCTTTGGCCGAACAGGACAGGCTGTTTGCTCTGCGATGTTGTTCATTCATGGGAAAGGCTATGCGCATAGAAAAATGCAGATGAAAGGCGTTTTG TTACAAAACGGAACAGTGAAGCTTTGTGCACCGACCTGTAAGCCGGACACGAACATAAATGATGGGTCTAGGATTTTGGCTCCAGAAGTTGTGGTACAAGGAAACATTGGTAAACACACGGATATATTCGATTTGGGAATACTGCTGTGGGAACTTTGGTATGGAAG ACGGGCAGCGATAGATTTGAAAAAGATTCGATCCATAACCTGCAGACAGCATCCTGACTGCGATGCCAAGCACGCAATGCCCGATGGTCTGGCACGTGTTGTAGAGAGCTGTTGGGCGCTAAACCCAGAGGAGAGACCTGGTGCCGGTCTGCTGTTGCAAGAAATGTATTCGAATACGTAA